A single region of the Thermoleophilum album genome encodes:
- a CDS encoding DNA primase, translating into MPFTRASLDRLRDAIDMVALVGERTELKRVGSRWVGLCPFHDERTPSFSVNAEEKLYHCFGCGASGDAIRFVEETEALDFVAAVEHLAARFGVELERERGAGASDRGERRRQRLFELLERAASYYQRALWESAEAERARRYLLGERRLDERVLREFRVGFAPGAWDRLVTAARGQGFSDDELTAAGLASQGKRGLYDRFRARVTFPICDRRGRVLGFGARTLDGADSAGTGAGSGDRAPQRAGEPAGPFVSRSPAGPKYLNSPETELFRKRRALFGLDRARAAASRGGRVIVVEGYVDALALHQAGLPETVAAMGTALTGEQLAEIARLAPRAVLAFDPDPAGLAAMSRAGEIAGAESLELRIAVLPAGKDPADLVAEGATEVVQNAVASAKPLLEYQVSRLLADADAEDPDARDRAAEEALRLIASTDAGRHRTRRLVDELCDQLELPPAWVWARLRETQHALAAPRPTADGSTSSGRAGRAARSAGAGADRAGAGASTRGGAHLGPTPPAPDPHAAEREFLVAALAAGDGGRAALERASRDLFASPLWRRLFDLLRSGFDDPIAKAERDGAAIAKAMTEVVHAAQARGRSDEALLETQLLQLQLRAVERRLTSAPARLAPEERAQLVRERQELLAALDRMLGSRTR; encoded by the coding sequence ATGCCTTTCACGCGCGCATCGCTCGACCGGTTGCGCGACGCGATCGACATGGTCGCGCTGGTCGGCGAGCGCACAGAGCTCAAGCGCGTCGGGAGCCGCTGGGTGGGGCTCTGCCCCTTCCACGACGAGCGCACGCCGTCGTTCTCGGTCAATGCCGAGGAGAAGCTCTACCACTGCTTCGGTTGCGGCGCGAGCGGCGACGCGATCCGTTTCGTCGAGGAGACCGAAGCGCTCGACTTCGTCGCGGCCGTGGAACACCTCGCCGCGCGCTTCGGTGTCGAACTCGAGCGCGAGCGGGGCGCGGGGGCGAGCGACCGCGGCGAGCGGCGGCGCCAGCGCCTGTTCGAGCTGCTCGAACGGGCCGCGTCCTATTACCAGCGGGCGCTGTGGGAGTCGGCCGAGGCGGAGCGAGCGCGGCGCTATCTGCTGGGCGAGCGGCGTCTCGACGAGCGCGTGTTGCGGGAGTTTCGTGTCGGCTTCGCACCCGGCGCGTGGGATCGTCTCGTCACGGCTGCGCGCGGCCAGGGTTTCAGCGACGACGAGCTCACCGCAGCCGGTCTCGCCTCGCAGGGTAAGCGCGGTCTCTACGACCGCTTCCGTGCGCGTGTCACCTTCCCGATCTGTGACCGCCGCGGGCGCGTCCTCGGTTTCGGCGCGCGAACCCTCGACGGCGCTGACAGCGCGGGGACGGGCGCCGGCAGCGGTGACCGCGCGCCGCAGCGGGCGGGGGAACCAGCCGGGCCGTTCGTGAGCCGCAGCCCCGCCGGCCCGAAGTATCTGAACAGTCCCGAGACCGAGCTCTTTCGCAAGCGCCGCGCGTTGTTCGGACTCGACCGGGCGCGTGCGGCCGCGTCGCGTGGGGGGCGCGTGATCGTCGTCGAAGGTTACGTTGACGCGCTCGCTCTCCACCAGGCCGGGCTGCCGGAGACGGTCGCCGCGATGGGCACTGCGCTGACCGGCGAGCAGCTCGCAGAGATTGCCCGTCTCGCGCCCCGCGCCGTGCTCGCCTTCGATCCCGACCCGGCCGGGCTAGCGGCGATGAGCCGCGCCGGAGAGATCGCCGGTGCCGAGAGTCTCGAGCTGCGCATCGCCGTCCTTCCCGCTGGCAAGGATCCTGCCGACCTCGTAGCGGAGGGCGCCACCGAGGTCGTGCAAAACGCTGTCGCGAGCGCGAAACCGCTGCTCGAGTATCAAGTGTCGCGCCTCCTTGCCGATGCCGACGCAGAGGACCCGGACGCGCGAGACCGCGCAGCAGAGGAGGCGCTCCGCTTGATCGCTAGCACGGACGCAGGGCGACACCGCACTCGCCGGCTCGTCGACGAATTGTGCGACCAGCTCGAGCTTCCGCCAGCCTGGGTTTGGGCGCGCTTACGCGAAACGCAGCATGCGCTGGCGGCGCCCCGCCCAACCGCCGATGGCAGTACCAGTAGCGGGCGCGCGGGAAGGGCGGCGCGAAGCGCCGGTGCCGGCGCCGATCGAGCAGGCGCGGGTGCGAGCACGCGTGGCGGGGCCCACCTCGGCCCGACCCCGCCAGCGCCCGATCCTCACGCAGCCGAGCGCGAGTTTCTTGTCGCCGCTCTTGCCGCTGGCGATGGCGGGCGCGCTGCCCTCGAGCGGGCGTCGCGCGACCTGTTCGCCTCGCCGCTGTGGCGCCGCCTGTTCGACCTCCTGCGGAGCGGGTTCGACGATCCGATCGCTAAAGCCGAGCGCGATGGGGCGGCGATCGCCAAAGCGATGACCGAAGTCGTCCATGCAGCGCAGGCCCGCGGCCGCAGCGACGAAGCTCTGCTCGAAACGCAGCTCTTGCAACTCCAACTGCGTGCCGTCGAACGGCGGCTCACGTCGGCGCCAGCGCGGCTGGCGCCCGAGGAGCGCGCGCAGCTCGTGCGCGAGCGTCAGGAACTGCTCGCCGCGCTCGACCGCATGCTCGGGAGTCGCACGCGATGA
- the mutM gene encoding bifunctional DNA-formamidopyrimidine glycosylase/DNA-(apurinic or apyrimidinic site) lyase, with protein MPELPEVETLRRQLRPHLEGRSLAAVTVSDPRLCAPVPTATLAARLRGRTVTSVERRGKYMLWALDDGAWLALHLRMTGNLFLTTAPRAPYERARFAIDRDLAVAFCDPRRFGTARLFADGEELAAQLLDRLGPEPLSNAFDATVLARAFARRRAPVKALLLDQRTVAGIGNIYADEALFRAGIHPARPAGRLLRRDLERLVAGIRDALRAGIEHGGASIDDFRHPDGRRGNFQNEFLVHRRAGLPCPRCGTAVRKERIAGRGTYFCGRCQAASRSRKRPARSAASSSLKPPTDRPPTTT; from the coding sequence GTGCCCGAGCTACCCGAAGTCGAGACGCTACGCAGGCAGCTGCGGCCGCACCTCGAGGGGCGCTCACTCGCGGCGGTCACGGTGTCCGACCCGCGGCTGTGCGCCCCGGTGCCGACCGCCACGCTCGCCGCGCGGCTGCGCGGCCGCACCGTCACCTCCGTCGAGCGGCGCGGCAAGTACATGCTGTGGGCGCTCGACGACGGCGCCTGGCTCGCCCTGCACCTGCGCATGACCGGCAATCTCTTTCTGACGACCGCGCCGCGCGCACCTTACGAGCGCGCGCGCTTCGCGATCGATCGCGACCTAGCGGTCGCTTTCTGCGATCCCCGGCGCTTCGGCACCGCGCGTCTCTTCGCCGACGGCGAAGAGCTCGCCGCCCAGCTGCTCGACCGCCTCGGTCCGGAACCGCTCTCCAATGCCTTCGACGCGACGGTGCTCGCACGGGCGTTCGCGCGACGGCGGGCGCCGGTAAAGGCCCTACTGCTCGACCAGCGCACGGTCGCGGGGATCGGGAACATCTATGCCGACGAGGCGCTGTTCCGGGCCGGCATCCATCCCGCGCGACCGGCCGGCCGCCTGCTGCGCCGCGACCTGGAGCGGCTGGTGGCGGGGATTCGCGATGCGCTCCGCGCCGGGATCGAGCACGGCGGTGCCTCGATCGACGACTTCCGCCACCCCGACGGGAGGCGCGGCAACTTCCAGAACGAGTTCCTCGTGCACCGCCGTGCAGGGTTGCCGTGCCCGCGCTGCGGAACGGCCGTGCGCAAAGAACGGATCGCCGGTCGCGGAACCTACTTTTGTGGCCGCTGTCAGGCGGCGAGCAGGTCGCGCAAACGCCCGGCGCGGTCGGCTGCGAGCAGCTCGCTGAAACCGCCTACCGACCGTCCACCGACGACGACTTGA
- a CDS encoding tyrosine recombinase, which yields MSSSSLAAERRERGGGDAPAGERPRHESLVLDFLAHLEFDRGLAHNTLASYRVDLLQWGAFLARRRRHAFDARPGDLQDFLAELGAQPATLRRKAAALRAFYRFLRAEDLITDDPTAALRAPRRPRRLPTALRRDEVERLLAAPRGRDPLALRDRALLELLYASGLRASEASALDIGDVDFDEALVRVRGKGGKERLVPVGRAAQTALAAWLRDGRPPLVAKRAGEQALFVNARGRRLGRQGVWTVVRRHARAAGLERRFGPHTLRHTFATHLLAGGCDLRTVQELLGHADVTTTQVYTHLAADRLRDDYFRAHPRATFPAGGAGSAATEEDEETR from the coding sequence GTGAGCAGCTCCTCGCTGGCAGCTGAACGCAGGGAGCGGGGCGGTGGCGACGCGCCCGCGGGCGAACGGCCCCGGCACGAGTCGCTGGTCCTCGACTTCCTCGCGCACCTCGAGTTCGACCGCGGTCTCGCACACAACACGTTGGCGTCGTACCGCGTCGACCTGCTGCAGTGGGGGGCCTTCCTGGCCCGGCGCCGTCGCCACGCGTTCGATGCGCGGCCGGGCGACTTGCAGGACTTTCTTGCCGAGCTCGGGGCGCAACCCGCGACGCTGCGCCGAAAGGCGGCGGCGCTGCGTGCCTTCTACCGTTTCCTGCGTGCCGAGGACCTGATCACCGACGATCCGACCGCGGCGCTGCGCGCCCCCCGGCGCCCGCGCCGTTTGCCGACAGCGCTTCGTCGCGACGAGGTCGAGCGGCTGCTCGCCGCCCCCCGCGGGCGCGACCCGCTCGCGTTGCGCGACCGTGCGCTCCTCGAGCTCTTGTACGCGTCCGGGTTGCGCGCCTCCGAGGCCTCGGCGCTCGACATCGGCGACGTCGACTTCGACGAGGCGCTCGTTCGCGTGCGCGGAAAAGGGGGCAAAGAGCGGCTCGTGCCGGTCGGGCGCGCAGCGCAGACCGCTCTCGCCGCGTGGCTGCGCGACGGCCGCCCGCCGCTGGTCGCCAAGCGCGCAGGGGAGCAGGCGCTTTTCGTGAACGCCCGTGGCCGGCGCCTCGGCCGCCAGGGCGTGTGGACCGTGGTGCGCCGCCACGCCCGGGCCGCCGGGCTCGAGCGGCGCTTCGGTCCCCACACGCTCCGCCACACTTTCGCCACGCACCTGCTCGCGGGCGGGTGCGATCTGCGAACCGTCCAGGAGCTTCTCGGCCACGCCGACGTCACCACGACGCAGGTCTACACCCACCTCGCGGCCGATCGTCTGCGCGACGACTACTTCCGCGCGCACCCCCGCGCCACGTTCCCTGCGGGGGGCGCTGGGAGCGCCGCTACGGAAGAAGACGAAGAGACGAGGTGA
- the recO gene encoding DNA repair protein RecO → MARRPCQCEAIVVRSIRYGEADRVLHLYSRELGRIAAIAKGVRRARSRRAGRLELLVRAQLVLRPGNSDLYTLSSVDTVCAHARLREHREALRCALESAEATARLLDAADPNRSAYNLLANALALLDCEPQRASRSFALAFRLKLMLAAGFAPELAHCASCGRALRDGPGTFPLAGFSPGDGGIVCERCARHGLAFGVAEHTFAVQALARPLREAPEAPPDVLARVDRALGAMVEHHAHVQLRRVA, encoded by the coding sequence GTGGCGCGACGACCCTGCCAGTGCGAAGCGATCGTCGTGCGGTCGATCCGCTACGGCGAGGCCGACCGCGTCCTGCACCTTTACTCGCGCGAGCTCGGGCGGATCGCGGCGATCGCCAAAGGCGTGCGCCGAGCGCGCTCACGGCGCGCCGGTCGGCTCGAGCTTTTGGTGCGCGCCCAGCTCGTGTTGCGCCCGGGCAACAGCGATCTCTACACGCTCTCGAGCGTCGACACGGTGTGCGCCCACGCACGCTTGCGCGAGCACCGCGAAGCCCTGCGCTGCGCGCTCGAGAGTGCCGAAGCGACAGCGCGGCTGCTCGATGCCGCAGACCCGAACCGCTCCGCCTACAACCTGCTCGCGAACGCGCTGGCGCTGCTCGACTGCGAGCCGCAGCGTGCCAGCCGCAGCTTCGCTCTCGCCTTTCGGCTCAAGCTGATGCTCGCCGCCGGTTTCGCACCCGAGCTTGCGCACTGCGCAAGCTGCGGGCGCGCGCTGCGCGACGGCCCGGGAACATTTCCGCTCGCTGGTTTTTCGCCGGGCGACGGTGGAATCGTCTGCGAGCGCTGCGCCCGTCACGGTCTCGCCTTTGGGGTTGCCGAGCACACCTTCGCCGTGCAAGCGCTGGCCCGCCCGTTGCGCGAAGCTCCCGAGGCGCCACCCGACGTGCTCGCCCGTGTTGACCGTGCCCTAGGGGCGATGGTCGAACACCACGCCCACGTCCAGCTGCGGAGGGTCGCCTAG
- a CDS encoding glutaredoxin domain-containing protein, with protein sequence MADETSSGATARGQTAQVVVYTTEPCAYCVQAKRLLDARGIPYTEVNLARDPSGRAELVALTGRYTFPQVVVGGRSVGGFSELLAADRAGRLRDLLAA encoded by the coding sequence ATGGCGGACGAAACCAGTAGCGGTGCGACCGCCCGCGGGCAGACCGCGCAGGTCGTCGTGTACACCACCGAGCCGTGCGCGTACTGCGTCCAGGCGAAGCGCCTGCTCGACGCGCGTGGCATTCCCTACACCGAGGTGAACCTCGCCCGCGATCCGTCCGGTCGCGCCGAGCTCGTCGCCCTGACAGGCCGCTATACGTTCCCTCAAGTCGTCGTCGGTGGACGGTCGGTAGGCGGTTTCAGCGAGCTGCTCGCAGCCGACCGCGCCGGGCGTTTGCGCGACCTGCTCGCCGCCTGA
- a CDS encoding deoxyguanosinetriphosphate triphosphohydrolase translates to MPVNLQKHPPTAASGEISIRGERFRERIERAEDLLLSPLAQRSYPARRLRPEPDSTHRTPFQRDRDRIVHSKAFRRLKHKTQVFIAPEGDHYRTRLTHTLETCGIARNVARALGLNEDLTEAICLGHDLGHAPFGHIGEAVLDECARQHFGRRFRHNEHSLRVVDVLERDGQGLNLTAQVRDGILHHTGPEEPSTLEGKIVRLVDRIAYINHDIDDALRAGVLRREELPAEEIALLGETGSERIETLVRDLIDHSARAGDIVQGEEVGAAMARLRAFMFERVYLDDEAQREQPRIERMLRALFDYYVENPPPALAPGADLADRVIDWLAGMTDRFAIRAFEELAVPKGF, encoded by the coding sequence GTGCCAGTGAACTTGCAGAAGCACCCTCCAACAGCGGCTAGCGGCGAGATCTCGATTCGCGGCGAACGCTTCCGCGAGCGCATCGAACGTGCCGAGGATCTCTTGCTCTCGCCCCTTGCGCAGCGTTCGTACCCGGCTCGCCGCTTGCGCCCCGAGCCCGACTCCACCCACCGCACACCGTTCCAGCGCGATCGCGACCGCATCGTCCACTCGAAAGCGTTCCGTCGCCTGAAACACAAAACGCAGGTCTTCATCGCTCCCGAGGGCGACCACTACCGCACGCGCCTCACGCACACGCTCGAGACGTGCGGTATCGCCCGCAACGTCGCGCGCGCGCTCGGTCTAAACGAGGATCTCACCGAGGCGATCTGCCTTGGCCACGATCTCGGGCACGCCCCGTTCGGCCACATCGGCGAGGCGGTACTCGACGAGTGCGCCCGCCAGCACTTCGGCCGCCGCTTCCGCCACAACGAGCACTCGCTGCGCGTTGTCGACGTTCTCGAGCGCGACGGGCAGGGGCTCAACCTCACAGCCCAGGTGCGCGACGGCATCCTGCACCACACCGGGCCTGAAGAGCCGAGCACGTTGGAGGGCAAGATCGTGCGGCTCGTCGACCGCATCGCCTACATCAACCACGACATCGACGACGCTTTGCGCGCGGGCGTGCTGCGCCGCGAGGAGCTGCCGGCGGAAGAGATCGCGCTGCTCGGCGAGACCGGCTCCGAGCGCATCGAGACGCTCGTGCGCGACCTCATCGACCATTCGGCACGGGCCGGCGACATCGTGCAGGGCGAGGAGGTCGGCGCGGCGATGGCGCGCTTGCGCGCCTTCATGTTCGAGCGCGTCTACCTGGACGACGAGGCGCAACGGGAACAGCCGCGCATCGAGCGCATGCTGCGAGCCTTGTTCGACTACTACGTCGAGAACCCGCCGCCGGCGCTGGCGCCCGGTGCCGACCTGGCCGACCGGGTGATCGACTGGCTCGCCGGTATGACCGATCGCTTCGCCATCCGCGCGTTCGAGGAGTTGGCCGTGCCCAAGGGGTTCTAG
- a CDS encoding CTP synthase, translating to MSRADSPHETRFVFVTGGVVSALGKGIAAASIGRLLVARGLSVALLKFDPYINVDPGTMSPFQHGEVFVTEDGAETDLDLGHYERFTDVNTTRASNATAGAIYDAVIRRERRGDYLGGTVQVIPHITDEIKNRIRLVAEAQAADFVICEVGGTVGDIESLPFLEALRQFHVDLGRERCMFVHVTLVPFLGHAGELKTKPTQHSVQELRRIGIQPDMIMCRSEERLGSDIREKIALFANVPVRFVVSAPDVDLIYKVPLEFRSEGVDERILEHFGIAAPDPDLSEWEALVHRYDSAAERVRIGLVGKYTKLADAYLSVTEALGHAGAHHSAKVDVEFIDSERLADGEVEQALAECDGVLIPGGFGQRGIEGKIAAARFARESDVPFLGICLGMQIAVCEFARTVAGMEGANSTEFDPETPFPVIDLLPEQKEVRDLGGTMRLGADPVKIHPATRARAIYGEAVVYERHRHRYEVNNHLRKRLERAGLVCSGTSPDERLVEIVELPDHPFFVASQFHPEFKSRPTRPHPLFREFVRAALERARQRRGAGARTAATPARSGGGTAPAVAAPAET from the coding sequence GTGAGCCGAGCCGACAGCCCGCACGAAACGCGCTTCGTCTTCGTCACAGGCGGTGTCGTGTCGGCGCTCGGCAAGGGAATCGCGGCAGCGTCGATCGGGCGCTTGCTCGTCGCGCGGGGGCTGAGCGTCGCGCTGCTCAAGTTCGACCCCTACATAAACGTCGACCCGGGCACCATGAGCCCGTTCCAGCACGGCGAGGTCTTCGTGACCGAGGACGGCGCCGAAACGGACCTCGACCTCGGCCACTACGAGCGCTTCACCGACGTCAACACGACGCGCGCCTCCAACGCCACTGCCGGTGCGATCTACGACGCGGTCATCCGCCGCGAGCGCCGCGGCGACTATCTGGGCGGCACCGTACAGGTGATCCCGCACATCACCGACGAGATCAAAAACCGCATCCGTCTCGTCGCGGAAGCGCAAGCGGCCGACTTCGTGATCTGCGAGGTGGGCGGGACCGTCGGCGACATCGAGTCGCTGCCCTTCCTCGAGGCGCTACGACAGTTCCACGTCGATCTCGGCCGCGAGCGCTGCATGTTCGTGCACGTCACGCTCGTGCCGTTCCTCGGGCACGCCGGCGAGCTCAAGACGAAGCCGACACAGCACTCGGTTCAGGAGCTGCGACGGATCGGCATCCAGCCGGACATGATCATGTGCCGCAGCGAGGAGCGGCTCGGCAGCGACATCCGCGAGAAGATCGCGCTGTTCGCGAACGTGCCCGTGCGCTTCGTCGTGTCGGCGCCCGACGTTGACTTGATCTACAAGGTGCCGCTCGAGTTCCGGAGCGAAGGAGTCGACGAACGCATCCTCGAGCACTTCGGCATCGCCGCACCGGACCCCGACCTGTCGGAGTGGGAAGCGCTCGTTCACCGCTACGACAGCGCTGCTGAACGGGTGCGTATCGGCCTTGTCGGTAAGTACACCAAGCTCGCCGACGCCTACCTGTCGGTGACCGAAGCGCTCGGACACGCCGGCGCCCACCACTCGGCCAAGGTCGACGTCGAGTTCATCGATAGCGAGCGCCTCGCCGACGGCGAGGTCGAGCAAGCGCTCGCCGAATGCGACGGCGTGTTGATTCCGGGCGGGTTCGGACAGCGCGGCATCGAGGGCAAGATCGCGGCCGCGCGTTTCGCGCGCGAGAGCGACGTTCCGTTCCTCGGCATCTGTCTCGGCATGCAGATCGCTGTCTGCGAGTTCGCGCGTACGGTCGCCGGTATGGAGGGAGCGAACTCCACCGAGTTCGATCCCGAAACGCCGTTCCCCGTGATCGATCTACTGCCCGAACAGAAAGAGGTGCGCGATCTCGGCGGGACGATGCGGCTCGGTGCCGACCCCGTGAAGATCCATCCCGCCACCCGGGCACGCGCGATCTACGGGGAGGCCGTGGTGTACGAACGCCACCGCCACCGCTACGAGGTCAACAACCACCTGCGCAAGCGTCTCGAGCGGGCGGGGCTGGTGTGCTCCGGCACCTCGCCCGACGAGCGACTCGTCGAGATCGTCGAGCTGCCCGACCACCCGTTTTTCGTCGCTTCGCAGTTCCACCCGGAGTTCAAGTCGCGCCCGACGCGCCCGCACCCGCTGTTCAGAGAGTTCGTCCGCGCCGCGCTCGAACGCGCTCGTCAGCGCCGTGGAGCAGGCGCGCGTACGGCGGCGACGCCCGCGCGCTCCGGAGGTGGTACAGCGCCCGCGGTCGCGGCACCGGCGGAGACATAG
- a CDS encoding NUDIX hydrolase: MAFERVASEVVWRGRIATVRIDRFRHDDTGEVVEREVVAHPGAVAVLAVDGGTIYLVRQPREAVGAQSLLELPAGKLDGPDRDPLRTAQRELAEEIGKGARRWKRLASFYTSPGFADEEVHLFYASELFDAEAESDEEERIEVVPWPLDDLDAAIAQCVDAKSLVGLLWLRREQLLAGS; this comes from the coding sequence GTGGCATTCGAGCGCGTCGCCTCCGAGGTCGTCTGGCGCGGGCGGATAGCCACCGTCCGCATCGACCGCTTCCGGCACGACGACACCGGCGAGGTCGTCGAGCGCGAAGTCGTCGCCCATCCCGGCGCGGTGGCGGTGCTCGCGGTCGACGGCGGCACGATCTATCTGGTCCGGCAGCCGCGCGAAGCGGTCGGCGCCCAGTCGCTACTCGAGCTGCCAGCGGGCAAGCTCGATGGGCCCGACCGCGACCCGCTGCGCACCGCCCAGCGCGAGCTCGCGGAGGAGATCGGCAAAGGCGCACGCCGCTGGAAGCGGCTCGCGAGCTTCTACACGTCGCCCGGGTTCGCCGACGAGGAGGTCCACCTCTTCTACGCCAGCGAGCTCTTCGACGCCGAAGCCGAGAGCGACGAAGAGGAGCGCATCGAAGTCGTTCCCTGGCCGCTCGACGACCTCGACGCCGCGATTGCCCAGTGCGTCGACGCCAAGAGCCTCGTCGGGCTGTTGTGGCTGCGCCGTGAGCAGCTCCTCGCTGGCAGCTGA
- the recN gene encoding DNA repair protein RecN — translation MITLLRIENLMLVERAELELAPGLNVVTGESGAGKSILLHGLELVLGVRPRRDCVRSGAREAWVEAAFAVPDEVLADGDEVLERARAALADQGELILARRVGDDGRTRAYLNGRLVPVSELRAVGERLIAFVAQHEHRRLAAPRAQLDLLDRYAGRDHLALRRRASELYAELRAARERLAELAASAATRAREIDLLRFELDEIEQLAPSAEEERQLRTERERLRRAGELQAAAVACASALASEDADNVGLRELAGAAEHLAAAVRGSDPELDALLERFTALAIEAQDLAGELRRYASAIESDPARLEQIESRLADYERVLRKHGGSVEAALAHAEHCRRRLEELESLDESLGAAERALADRERRFEELCAQLSARRAACAAELAAAVESELHALALPEARFVVGVGAAREPGPTGSDEVEFALAANPGMPPAALRDAASGGELARVTLALAAVAGVGSIPTVVFDEIDAGVGGHTAHAVGERLARVATQAQVLCVTHLPQVAARADAHFRVSKQVTAGRAVSHVETLADEEVVGELCRMLGAEAGDRGARDHAQALRRAA, via the coding sequence GTGATCACGCTCCTGCGGATCGAGAACCTGATGCTCGTCGAGCGCGCCGAACTCGAGCTCGCTCCCGGGCTGAACGTCGTGACGGGCGAGAGCGGCGCCGGCAAGTCGATCCTCCTGCACGGGCTCGAACTGGTGTTGGGCGTGCGCCCGCGGCGCGACTGCGTCCGCAGCGGTGCCCGGGAAGCATGGGTGGAGGCCGCTTTCGCGGTGCCCGACGAGGTGCTCGCGGACGGCGACGAAGTGCTCGAGCGCGCCCGTGCTGCGCTCGCCGACCAGGGCGAGCTGATCCTCGCCCGCCGCGTCGGCGATGACGGTCGCACGCGCGCGTACCTGAATGGTCGGCTGGTGCCGGTGTCCGAGCTGCGCGCGGTGGGCGAGCGGCTGATCGCCTTCGTCGCCCAGCACGAGCACCGCCGTTTGGCCGCGCCGCGAGCACAGCTTGATCTGCTCGACCGCTACGCGGGCCGTGACCATCTGGCGCTGCGCCGGCGGGCGAGCGAGCTGTACGCGGAGCTGCGTGCCGCGCGCGAGCGTCTCGCCGAGCTCGCCGCAAGCGCCGCCACACGCGCGCGCGAGATCGACCTGTTGCGCTTCGAGCTCGACGAGATCGAACAGTTGGCGCCGAGCGCGGAAGAGGAGCGTCAGCTGCGCACCGAGCGCGAGCGCCTGCGCCGCGCCGGCGAGCTGCAAGCGGCGGCCGTGGCGTGCGCAAGTGCGCTCGCCAGTGAAGACGCTGACAACGTCGGGTTGCGCGAGCTCGCTGGCGCCGCCGAGCACCTCGCGGCCGCCGTGCGTGGCAGCGACCCCGAGCTCGACGCTTTGCTAGAGCGCTTCACGGCGCTCGCGATCGAAGCGCAGGACCTGGCGGGCGAGCTGCGTCGCTATGCGTCGGCGATCGAGAGCGATCCTGCTCGCCTCGAGCAGATTGAGAGCCGCCTCGCCGATTACGAACGCGTGCTGCGCAAACACGGTGGCTCGGTAGAGGCCGCGCTAGCGCACGCCGAGCACTGCCGTCGGCGCCTCGAGGAGCTCGAATCCCTAGACGAGTCCCTAGGGGCGGCCGAACGTGCACTCGCCGATCGCGAGCGTCGCTTCGAAGAGCTCTGCGCGCAGCTGTCGGCGCGGCGTGCCGCCTGTGCCGCCGAGCTCGCGGCGGCGGTCGAGAGCGAGCTCCACGCACTCGCTCTGCCCGAGGCGCGCTTCGTCGTCGGGGTCGGCGCCGCGCGCGAACCTGGTCCCACCGGAAGCGACGAGGTCGAGTTCGCGCTCGCCGCCAACCCCGGCATGCCGCCCGCGGCACTGCGTGACGCCGCTTCCGGAGGCGAGCTGGCGCGCGTGACATTGGCGTTGGCGGCGGTCGCCGGCGTCGGTTCGATACCGACGGTCGTCTTCGACGAGATCGACGCTGGCGTCGGCGGTCACACAGCCCACGCGGTCGGCGAGCGCCTGGCGCGCGTCGCCACGCAGGCGCAGGTGCTCTGCGTCACGCACCTACCCCAGGTCGCCGCACGCGCCGACGCGCACTTCCGCGTCAGCAAGCAGGTGACAGCCGGGCGTGCGGTCAGTCACGTCGAGACGCTCGCGGACGAAGAGGTGGTCGGCGAGCTGTGCCGGATGCTCGGTGCCGAGGCCGGCGACCGCGGCGCGCGCGACCACGCCCAGGCGCTGCGCCGCGCCGCCTAA
- a CDS encoding NAD(+)/NADH kinase, whose protein sequence is MSPAGGAAPSRPRTLTVFTRRNPERTSAALRRLIAAAHERGVVVQLPAEELRKHGLEPGCDGVREAAPDADCDVAVALGGDGTILHALRTFAGRGVPVFAINFGAIGFLATIEGDDLDEGLDRLLAGRFDVLALPALRLAGPGNLLAVNDVAVHRKPGGRVAELAYFVAGEELGEVRCDGLVVATPAGSTGYNLANGGPVLAWGVEGFVVSFIAPHTLTARALVVAPQDELEIVNRSGEEAVDVVLDGRTVRTLEPNERLPLRYERAQALLAQLPGASFYARLRGKFGLLAS, encoded by the coding sequence GTGAGCCCCGCTGGTGGCGCCGCGCCCAGCCGCCCACGGACGCTGACCGTGTTCACGCGCCGCAACCCCGAGCGCACCTCGGCCGCTTTGCGGCGCCTCATCGCGGCTGCGCACGAGCGCGGCGTAGTGGTACAGCTGCCGGCCGAGGAGCTACGCAAACACGGCCTCGAGCCGGGTTGCGACGGGGTCAGAGAAGCTGCGCCGGACGCCGATTGCGACGTCGCCGTGGCACTGGGCGGCGACGGGACGATCCTGCACGCGCTCCGCACGTTCGCAGGTCGCGGCGTGCCTGTGTTTGCGATCAACTTTGGCGCGATCGGCTTTCTAGCCACGATCGAAGGCGACGACCTCGACGAGGGTCTGGACCGCCTGCTCGCCGGCCGCTTCGATGTCCTCGCGCTCCCCGCTCTGCGCCTCGCCGGGCCGGGCAATCTGCTCGCTGTCAACGACGTCGCGGTGCATCGCAAGCCGGGCGGCCGCGTCGCCGAGCTCGCCTATTTCGTCGCCGGCGAGGAGCTCGGCGAAGTGCGTTGCGACGGGCTCGTCGTCGCGACGCCGGCGGGCTCCACGGGGTACAACCTCGCCAACGGCGGACCCGTTCTCGCCTGGGGCGTCGAGGGTTTCGTGGTGTCGTTCATCGCGCCGCATACCCTCACTGCGCGCGCTCTGGTCGTCGCTCCGCAAGACGAGCTCGAGATCGTCAACCGCTCGGGCGAGGAAGCGGTCGACGTCGTTCTCGACGGGCGCACCGTCCGCACCCTCGAGCCGAACGAGCGGCTGCCGCTGCGCTACGAGCGCGCCCAAGCGCTGCTTGCGCAGCTCCCCGGGGCGTCGTTCTATGCCCGCCTGCGTGGCAAGTTCGGGCTGCTGGCGAGCTGA